CAGCATGTTGGTCGAAAAAGGTCTGGAACCTACCGACCTGCAAGTGAAGACCAAAGAAGGCACGTCCAGTACGATGATTTTTCCGGGTGCTATTGTTGCATTTCAGGGACGTGAGATGGCAGTTTCGTTGCTTGCCTCCCGCCGTGGTGTAGGCCCAGAAGAGGTACTGAACAGCTCCATTCAAAACCTGGAGTTTGCCCTTGCCGACGCCATTCGCAAGGTCATCAGCAATAAGCGCCCTGCGATCGCTTTTATCGAAGGGCACGGAGAACTTACCGCCGAAGAAACCGCCGACGCTTATCTGGCACTGAACGAATATTACAGCGTGCAACGCGTGCGCCTCGACGGCAAGCTCACCAGCCTCAGCGAGCGCGAAGGCTCCGACACATTAAACACACGCATCCGCAATAAATTTCAGGCTCTTATCACCGCACAACCCGACTCAGCTTTTTCTGACAAAGACAAATTTATCATCGATCAACACATCATGCGTGGCGGTCGCGTTTTGTGGCTCATCGATCCGGTGGCTGCCAGCCTCGACAGCCTGCAAACCAACCAGGAGTTTATTGCCATGGCCAAAGACCTCAACCTTACTGATCTGTTTTTCAATTATGGCTTTCGCATCAACAACAACCTGGTGATGGATCTGAGCGCCCTGCCCATTCCTGTAAAAGTAGGGCAAACTGCCGGGCAGCCCAAGTTCGATTTCTTCCCGTGGTTTTACTTCCCCATTCTGACGCCTGCCACCGATGATCCCATTGTAAAAAATCTCAACGCTATAAAAACAGAGTTTATCAGCAGCATCGATTTTGTAGAAACCACTGCCGAGCTTCAAAAAGAAGTACTCCTGACAAGCTCGCGCTACTCGCGAACGGTAAATACTCCTGTGCTCATTTCACTGGAAATGCTAGGGAAACCGGCAGACGAAAGGCTTTACAGTAAAAAATATATTCCTGTGGCAGCAAGGATAGAAGGTAAATTTAAATCGATGTACGACCAACGGATGCCACCGGAAATATTGAAAAGCAAAGAGATCGATTTCAAATCGGAAAGCCCCGCCAACAAGATGATTGTGGTGGCTGATGGCGATCTGATCCGCAACCAGATGCAACGCTCAGCGGGCAAAAACTTGCCACTGCCACTGGGCTACGACAAATATACCGGGCAACAGTTTGGCAACAAGGATTTGCTGCTCAACATGATGAACTATCTCACCGACGACTCAGGGCTGATTTCTATCCGTTCGCGTGAGCTGAAAATACGCCTCCTCGACCAGGCCAAAATAGAAAACGAACGCCTCTTCTGGCAGGTGCTCAACATCGGGCTACCCATCCTGCTGGTGCTCATTTTTGGGCTGGTGCAGGCATGGCTGAGACGCAGGCGTTACACAAAGTAGTTTGCAAAATGAATTGTTAATGCTGTTTTTTTTATTAATATGAAAACCACGACAACGAACAAATCGCGACAAGCGCAACAGCAAAAGCTTCCGGAGCCGCAAAAGCGTATCACCAAATACCTTGTGTGGGTGCCATTTGTTTTTGCTTTTGTGTTGTATGCCAACAGCATCAACAACGAGTTTGCTCTCGACGACATTCCGCAGATCACTACCCATCGCTATGTGCAGCAGGGCTGGGCGGGCATCGGCGAGCTGATAAGCACCAACTACTGGAGCGCCAGCAACGAAAATCTGGGCTATTACCGTCCGTTATCGCACGTTTCGTTTGCCATCGAAAATGCTTTGCACGGCAACAATCCGCACATCATGCATTTTATCAATGTGCTGCTTTATGCCCTTACGGGGATGGTGGTATTTTTGTTTCTATCGGCACTCTTTAGGCGCATGCCGTGGTTTGTGCTGGTGGCCACGCTGCTTTTTATGGCGCATCCGGTGCATACCGAAGTAGTGGCCAACATCAAAAGCCGCGACGAAATCCTGAGTTTTCTCAACGGCACGCTGGCACTGTGGCTTGCTTTTAATTACAGTAAAAACAAATATTTGCCGGCGCTCATCCTTTCGTGGATATTTTATTTCCTGGCACTCCTGAGCAAAGAAACCGCCATGACGACCCTGGCGCTGGTG
This portion of the Bacteroidales bacterium genome encodes:
- the gldG gene encoding gliding motility-associated ABC transporter substrate-binding protein GldG; the protein is MVKENHNNPSVPNTRKLRRNNLTALALGLIIIILVNIISARIFTRFDLTSEKRFTLSEATKDMLAQIDDLVYFRVYLEGEFPAGFKKLQRETIDMLNEFRAYNSNIEYEFINPTASSNATERQRIFSMLVEKGLEPTDLQVKTKEGTSSTMIFPGAIVAFQGREMAVSLLASRRGVGPEEVLNSSIQNLEFALADAIRKVISNKRPAIAFIEGHGELTAEETADAYLALNEYYSVQRVRLDGKLTSLSEREGSDTLNTRIRNKFQALITAQPDSAFSDKDKFIIDQHIMRGGRVLWLIDPVAASLDSLQTNQEFIAMAKDLNLTDLFFNYGFRINNNLVMDLSALPIPVKVGQTAGQPKFDFFPWFYFPILTPATDDPIVKNLNAIKTEFISSIDFVETTAELQKEVLLTSSRYSRTVNTPVLISLEMLGKPADERLYSKKYIPVAARIEGKFKSMYDQRMPPEILKSKEIDFKSESPANKMIVVADGDLIRNQMQRSAGKNLPLPLGYDKYTGQQFGNKDLLLNMMNYLTDDSGLISIRSRELKIRLLDQAKIENERLFWQVLNIGLPILLVLIFGLVQAWLRRRRYTK